The Rhododendron vialii isolate Sample 1 chromosome 1a, ASM3025357v1 region AATAAAGAACAGAAAGCCTACGCCCATCGCTCAACTTTTAACGCTTCTTTTACTGTTCTCAATTTCACCGAAAAACTCTTCCAAATAAGAGTTAAACATTTTCTTAaataagttttttattttttaaatccgaattaaacattttcttaaataaatctttttttaaatccaCACTATTAATTGTCAACTGGAAAATGAAATTATGAGGTATATCTCCAGAGAGTCTCAACCAGAAGATCGAACAAGTACAAGTGAGCGAGACGCATCTAGTTGAGTTGAAGGGGGGGGCGCATAATACTACCCGAAACACGCGATGGCTGCTAGTCAACCCCTTTCTTCACCAACAACCGATCGAATCCACGTCTTCTGGCACGACGGGATGCTGGCCCACGACGCCGGAACCGGCGTATTCGACTCCGGAATCGACCCGGGGTTCCTCGACGTACTCGAAAAGCACCCTGAAAACTCGGACCGGGTCAGGAACATGCTCTCTATCCTCGAAAGGGGTCCCATCTCCCCTTACATTTCATGGCACTCGGGCCGGCCCGCTCTCATCCCCGAATTGCTCACTTTTCACACGTCAGGTACCCGCTTCCGACTCTGTGCGAGGCCCATTTTTTCCCGTGAATTCGAAGTGGGTTTTTAGAGAGCCGAATAGTGATCAACGATGTGAATTGGTCTTGGATATCGATTTCGTCGGAAGAGATTGTTGTGATTTGATTTGTCTGGGCATTTGGTAATTCGATAATGAGATTAGTTGAATGTTCTTTCTATCTGGTTCCATTCGGGTTAGAATTCACTTGTTTACAACGTAGACTCGTATATTGTGTTTACAATCTGGAACGTTGATTGAGAAACAAGGCTTGGTTCAGTTAACGAAGACCTGAAAATAATTAGAGGCTtatattgttttggttttgaactTAGTTTTGGTTTTGAACACTAGTTTTGGTTTTGAACTTTTGTTTCTTGGATACTGATTGGACTCCTCTCAATTAGAGGCTTATATTGTTTACATTACGCATTTATTAGGGTACGTGAACGAACTAGTTGAAGCGGATAGAAATGGAGGGAAGATGATTTGCGCAGGGACTTTCTTGAATCCCGGATCATGGGACGCTGCACTTCTAGCTGCTGGTACTGCACTGTCAGCAATGAAGCACATACTTGATGGGCTTGGAAATATTGCTTATGCACTAGTTAGACCACCTGGCCATCACGCTCAGCCGACTCAAGCTGATGGTTATTGTTTTATTAATAACGCGGGTCTTGCTGTTCGGTTGGCTTTGGATTCTGGTTGTAAAAAAGTTGTGGTTATCGACATTGATGTCCACTATGGGAATGGGACTGCTGAGGGGTTTTACCGCTCTGATAAAGTTCTCACTGTTTCCCTGCATATGAATCACAGTTCCTGGGGTCCGTCTCATCCGCAGAGTGGATCTGTTGATGAGCTTGGTGATGGAGATGGATTTGGTTACAATTTGAATGTACCTCTACCAAATGGAACTGGAGACCGAGGATATGAGTTTGCCTTGACAGAGTTGGTCATCCCTGCAGTTGAAAAGTTTCAGCCTGGTATGATTGTTTTGGTAGTTGGCCAAGATTCAAGCGCTgtaagttgattttttcatttgatttacTATTAAAGTTGGTATCATTGAAGTATTAGTATCAGGGTTGAAAACCGAATGGCTTGTAGCAATAAATTTAAAAACGGGTACACCATAAAATGAAGGAATTTGAAAGTATGATATTTCCTGCAAAGTAAAAGTGAATCATTTCAGAAATTAAGGAGCCAGATAGCTGAAGTCCTTCCTCAGTGAAACAAAAGATCCATTTTGATGCTTTTTGGCTTCTGCTTTTTACCTATAAGCTTTTACTATGAGTTCAGCTGCAATGCTTACAGCTTCAGAAATCAGTACGATTACCCTATATAAGTAAGACTTAACTTATCCagtgacctttttttttctttgatcagAAGCACAACTTGCATTCAATAAAAACCATCCGGCCCTTACAATGATTTCCATCCGAATACATAGATATGGAGCTACTACCAAGCCCGAAACACTAACGACACACGATAAACGCAAAGAGACGAACTTATGTCTAAATCCTAAACGGGAGCCTCAAACTTTCTACACAACCGACAATAAGATTCAGCAATAGTGGAGTTTGGAATCCATTGACCTGACTCAGTGAATTATATCTGATACCCGTACGTGTATATTGTATATGTAAAGTAAGAAAGAAATATTTGCCTTATCTTTTATTATTGAATTAGAGTATGCAACTTTATACAAGAGATTTCCTACAATTGTGCTAATCTATTCTAGGCAATCTAAATATAATCGGAATCTAAAGATTTTACTGCAAATACAATACAATCTATCCCATGAATATCGGGATATCATTGATCTTctcaacactccccctcaagttggagagtGAATGTCAAGAACTCCCAACTTGCGTATCATGACTGAGAAAGCTTCCTTTCCCAATGGCTTGGTGAACACATCTGCAAGCTGACTTGTTGAAGCAATGTATTTGGTTACAACCGAACCGTCTTGTATTTTGTCTCGAATAAAATGGCAATCCATCTCTATGTGCCTGGTTCTTTCATGGAAAACAGGATTAGCTGCTATGTGCAAGGCTGCCTTGTTATCGCAATATAACAATGCCGGTTTCGGATGTAATATCCGCAAATCTTTCAACAATGAGCGTAACCAAGATAATTCGCAACATGTTCCTGTCATGGCTCTATATTCGGCTTCGGCTGAGGAAAGAGATActgttttttgcctttttgtccGCCAGGAAACAAGAGAAGATcccaaaaaaacacaataaccCGTGGTCGATCTACGAGATGTTGGACAACCAGCCCAATCCGAATCAGAAAAGGCTCGCAAAGATAAATCATTCtgagaagagaaaaataaacctTGTCCTGGACTACTTTTCAAATAACGCAACACACGCAAAG contains the following coding sequences:
- the LOC131334700 gene encoding histone deacetylase 8, coding for MAASQPLSSPTTDRIHVFWHDGMLAHDAGTGVFDSGIDPGFLDVLEKHPENSDRVRNMLSILERGPISPYISWHSGRPALIPELLTFHTSGYVNELVEADRNGGKMICAGTFLNPGSWDAALLAAGTALSAMKHILDGLGNIAYALVRPPGHHAQPTQADGYCFINNAGLAVRLALDSGCKKVVVIDIDVHYGNGTAEGFYRSDKVLTVSLHMNHSSWGPSHPQSGSVDELGDGDGFGYNLNVPLPNGTGDRGYEFALTELVIPAVEKFQPGMIVLVVGQDSSAFDPNGRQCLTMEGYREIGQKVRSLADKHSNGCLLIVQEGGYHVTYSAYCLHATLEGVLDLPHPLLSDPIAYYPDDEAFSIEVIGSIKQYHNDVVPFLKGT